From the genome of Solanum pennellii chromosome 6, SPENNV200:
TCCAATGACTCTTCAACAACTAATCTTTCGAAATCCTCTAAAGGGTTAAAACCGTCATTTAACAATCCGGAGAGGTCTAATCCCATAGAGAATGAAATTATATCAAAAGCATTCAAATAGGAATTCTTCTTCTTGTCTTCTCCATCCTTGACCTCTTCTATTTCCGCGCTAGGCTCATCTTGACCTGTCGAATCTGAATTCTGAATTCGTCTCTGAGGCTTACCGTCTTCCTCACAGAATTTAACGCGTTTCAAGCCTTTCTTAAACCATGGATCATTCATGATTTCTTCTACATTTATTCTTGTCATTGGATTAGTATCAAGAAGTCTACGTAAAAATCGTTTTAACTCAAATGACATCCATTTTGGACACTTGTATTCTCCATTGATAATCTTATGGTACATCCCCATAAGATTTGAATCATGAAATGGCAAATATCCAGCATTTAACACAAACAAGATGATTCCACATGTCCAAATATCCGCCTATTCGGATACAAATAAcacaaaaaagttaaaagaaagaTCTCAATAACTCTTACATAGTCTATAGACAAATTCTTTCGCAATACTATAGAATCATGAAATCGACTTTGTCAGTCATAAAAAGATGAATTTATCgaattaaaagataaatattcaCACGTTGCACATATAAGATATTCCAAATTTGTTTTTCACAACcttttacataattaatttaaatttttatcccatttttttcacaaaaaaatccaaatttacATCTAAATACTCTAAAAAAGTCATTTTCATATACGCAAATTTATAAGTAATCATAACAGATCATTTTCTCAAGCAAATTCTAATCTTCCAAATTTGTTTTACAAcattttacataattaatttaaattttatctattttcacaaaaaaaatatccatTTCTACATCTAAAactctaaaaaaagaaaatcatttttcatatacGCAAATTTATAAGTAATCATAACAGATTATTTTCTCAAACAAATTCTAATCTTCCAAATTTGTTTTACAAcattttacataattaatttaaattttatcctattttcacaaaaattttatttgttttacaacattttacataattaatttaaattttatcgtattttcacaaaaaaatttcatctctacatctaaaattctaaaaaaaaaatcattttcatataCGCAAATTTATAAGTGATCATAACAGATCATTTTCTCGAAATCATACCTTAGCTCCATCATATCctttttttgttaaaacatCTGGTGCCACGTAAGATGGGGTCCCACAAAGCGTGTGTAACAACCCATCTTGTTGTACTTGTTCCGTTAACGCACTTAGCCCAAAATCAGAAACTTTCAAATCACCATTTTCATCGATAAGTAAATTTTCAGGTTTTAGGTCACGATGATACACACCCCGAGAATGACAATAACGAACGGCAGAAATTAATTGCTGGAAAATTTTCCGACTTTGATCTTCGGAAAATTTTCCAGCTTTAGCAATTTTGGCGAATAATTCGCCTCCTTTAACAAATTCCATGACGAAGTAGATCTTCGTCTTGGTAGCCATCACTTCGTCAAGTTTGACGATGTGTGGGTGTCGTAAAAGTCTCATAATTGAGATCTCACGTTTGATATTCGCCATTAAAATCGCGTTGCTAACTCTTGttttgttaataattttaatcgCCACGCTACGGCCATCTCTAATGTCCCTAGCGTGGTACACTTTGGCAAATGCGCCACATCCTAAGAGTTTTCCTAGCTCGTATTTGTTGAATATTGTGGTTTCAGATGAAAATAAAGCCATAGTCGGCGTGTATGCGCCGACTAAAGCTTCGATAAAAGTTCGATCTCGTAAATTAATAAATCGAGATCGAACTAGGgataatttatgataaaaaagcAAATTGATAGAGCAATTTTTGGAGTTTGTTGAAGTTCTCTCAAAAAGGGGCTTATAATCACACaaaataagaaggaaaaaaatgaatccCCACAACTTTTGCCTTTCTGGCCACTATATATATACAGcttgttttttattttcatttttataacttttttttatttattaatttaacaataaaaaaaattggtatatattaaatttagagAGTGAATGTCTATCCTCACACGTCATTATAACATCATTTTTTCTAGTATTCTTTCGTTAtcttgttttaatttatgtgatatttttttatcgtatattaaaaattaatttgaacactattaattatattaaaaaaaattataacttttttatgtgatattttaatatattaaattttttttaaaatatatagatttataaattaactcttaaaatttaaaagatgacAGAGCGAATATATTAataacattaaatatttttgtttcaatgttTGTAAGTCAACAAATGGCGACACTCATTGTTTGTGCCTACCACTAGgggattaatttttttttaaattaattttttgggatCCAACTAATAAAGGGGATTTTCACATGATTAATTACattgttaattaataattttttgtctAAACCTACTTTTGTTCAAGATAATTAGGAAAGATTAAGAAAGAGCTTTTGGTGGATTAGAACATCATAGGGTGAAATGACAACTAGTAggagtattattttaaaataacaatttcaatttaatttcgAAACAATTGATTAttgacattaattttttttaatacaatcTTTTCTAAATCACTCTAGTAAAgga
Proteins encoded in this window:
- the LOC107023834 gene encoding CBL-interacting serine/threonine-protein kinase 11-like translates to MALFSSETTIFNKYELGKLLGCGAFAKVYHARDIRDGRSVAIKIINKTRVSNAILMANIKREISIMRLLRHPHIVKLDEVMATKTKIYFVMEFVKGGELFAKIAKAGKFSEDQSRKIFQQLISAVRYCHSRGVYHRDLKPENLLIDENGDLKVSDFGLSALTEQVQQDGLLHTLCGTPSYVAPDVLTKKGYDGAKADIWTCGIILFVLNAGYLPFHDSNLMGMYHKIINGEYKCPKWMSFELKRFLRRLLDTNPMTRINVEEIMNDPWFKKGLKRVKFCEEDGKPQRRIQNSDSTGQDEPSAEIEEVKDGEDKKKNSYLNAFDIISFSMGLDLSGLLNDGFNPLEDFERLVVEESLEIVMEKVEEMAKKENMRLKKKKEGGIELKKGKLIMNMEICRVIDGFVVVEVRRKVGDTDIYKEILKNNIKPVILSQQPMEVLVPTEMDP